From the genome of Bacteroidia bacterium:
AACCTTAAACCATTAATCAAATTTGCTCAACGTTGCTCAAATCAACTTTACAAATATACGTAAATATTTATAATATCAACTAATTACAAACATTTTGTAGCGAGAGACGGGCTTGAACCGTCGACCTCATGATTATGAATCATGCGCTCTAACCAGCTGAGCTACCTCGCCAAATTGAGGATGCAAAGATATATTATTTTTTATTTATAGCAATTGATAATATAAATTAGTTAAAAAACATTTTAAGTTTTGTTAACCAACTAGTTTGATAAAAAATTTGGAAATCATCAAACAAAAAGCTATCTTTCAAAAAAATTGACGTAGTGATGAAGGAAAAAATTCAAATGGAATTTTCTGTAAATACATCTGCAAAAATACTTTACCCGAGGTTAAGTACTCCAAGCGGTTTGTCGGAATGGTTTGCAGACGATGTAAATGCTAGAGGAAGTGATTATTCTTTTATATGGCAAAACTCTGTTCAAAAAGCTAAATTAGTTGCTAGCAAAGACGCTAAATTTATTCGCTTTAAATGGGATGAAGATGAAGGTGAATCTGAAGATTATTATTTTGAGTTTAAAATAGAAACTCAGGAAATGTCAGGTGATACTTCGCTAATTATTACCGATTTTGCTGATCCTGCCGACAAGAACGATACGATAAACTTATGGGAGTCTCAGGTAGGTGAATTAAAACGTGCACTAGGTTTATAAAAAATTAACCTAAACTTCTGAAATAAACCGCTAAATTTGTTGCTTAAATTACCACAATAAAGTAATGAAGCGGCTTCATATTTACATGATAAAAACATACATGGGACCATTTCTCATGACGTTTTTCA
Proteins encoded in this window:
- a CDS encoding SRPBCC domain-containing protein; this translates as MKEKIQMEFSVNTSAKILYPRLSTPSGLSEWFADDVNARGSDYSFIWQNSVQKAKLVASKDAKFIRFKWDEDEGESEDYYFEFKIETQEMSGDTSLIITDFADPADKNDTINLWESQVGELKRALGL